ATAAGAAGTTCAAATTTTGGTGAGCCATTTCCTTGCGTCTGACTCCAGGAAGCACTTCATTCAGCTCCAACGTAAACAATTTACATTGGATTTGCGTACAGGCAAAGTTTAAcgtttgaatcttttttttttttttttttttttttaatgccctCTTTCTGCGGACTATAACAATGAAAATGTGTCCGAGTGATTTTAAGAGTTTTAATTTCGACCAAGACACGGGTTTCCTCTTGAATGGCACGTCGGTTACAGCTGAAAACAGTCCACACTCCAGCTCAAAGCAGGCTCACTATTCTACCCGGAGCCGCAATCCGCCATGTTGAAACCTGTCTAAAAACACAACTTTGCCTGCTAAATCCTCCGCAACAGACGAGGCTAACACGCCGTGCAAACACCTCGAAGAATCGCCTAAAATCAAGAGATGCTCACCGGCGGTGGTCGGATCTTGCAGATGCCAGTTTTCTCTGCAATCGGTCGTATTTTGTTGATGTACGCAAAAGGGTTGGCAAATTCCTCCCAGCTGGGCTCAAAAACAGGGCACTCCGGGGGAGGAATGAACTCATTCAGCTGTGGTTGAGTCATCGTTTCATCTTAGTCAAGACTCCAGCTGAAAAATATCCAAAAAGGCTTCCTCACGCCAAATATACTTGCTATGAATTTCAGTCTTTCAGTTCATGTCCACTCCACTCATTCAACTCAAAGACGAATTATCTAGTTGGAGACGAGCTGGTGACAGTCAGAGACTGTGCACGTCCGCTTCAAGAAGTAGACCCGCAGGGCCTTCTGGCCAAGtctataaaaaaacaaacacacgagCAATTGTTTTATCCGCAGCTCTAATATTTTTGGCAATTTGCTTAAACTAAACTATCTCACCTTAAATAGAGAGTGTATTTCAACCAGGAAAAAGTTAAAAGACTGAGTAACGGCTTTAGTGCCTACTTCTATTTAGCCTACTTCAGAATCGTTAAGAAAAGAAGTAGTTTGGTCACGCGTTTAACACAATGAGAACacgtaatacggggtttgttatAGCTTATTTGTTCCGTAATCTTGTCTTAAACGAGTTCCTCCTTCGTGATTACGTTTGATTGTGTTCACTTTTTGGCACGACGGTGCACCGACCTCTATCGGTGTACAAATGAAAGAATGAGTTGAGCTGACTGGTCCTTTAACCGCCCGGCTGCACCGAATGAATAGAGCTATCAGACGGTACACTGTGTCTTCTATTCGAACACACCCACCAGATCATTGCGCGCTGGCCGgcactttgtttttaaatggtCTAGAGGAGCTCGTTGATTGGTAGAGAGTCGTCATCTGTTGAGAGATCAACTGTTTATGTTTTTATAACAAACATTTGTTCTCTGTAACTCCGAGAAATGCATATGAATACAATACAACTCATTCCACATCTGACTCGCGCTGATTTCTGTCCGTGTACAAAGTTTTCTTAATCATTCTGTACATGATATCACAGATTACTTGCATTACATTAGAGTGTGTTAATCATCATCTGGTGTAGGTTATTACTGAGCAACAGTAAGAGTAACACAGTGACAGAACGAACTATACAGGTCAAATATTACTACTAAACAGGCGATCTCTCCTTTTGAAAGCCACAACTTTACATTTTGATGGCAGAGCAGATTGCAATGCAAACCGGGGGACTGAGGCTTTATGGCTACATGTGCTGTATATAAAAGTACATCGTTTTTGACCATAATCATGAATTTCACTTGTTCAGCTGTGCTGCTAAAAATAGAGACAACCACTGCCCGTGTTTCACAGTGCAGACGTGACTGATTTGAATGTCCCTGTTCTCTGTTTCGTTTGAACTTCCTGATAGAGGATTTCAGACAGTAAACTGTACATAGCAGGTGTCTCTAGCTTTTAGATGAAAAATTAATTGTACGTGTCTAAATGGGCCAGGCTCACTCACAAAAAAAGCATGCTCTTAaaaccattttttatttttttttgtcccgtCGTCCTCGGTGTGTCGTATTCTGGATCGAGTACATTTTTGTTCCTGTTTTAACAATCTGCATCTCACTGTACACAGACTTTCTGTAGCTGTAATATGGGTCCATTTGTGTAcctatgattaaaaacaagacaATTTTGACCTGATTGTGAAAATATTGCACATTTGTACAGCTGCCTTCAGTCCACATATATTCCCCTATACCTTTCCTGTGGTATTCTGAACACAGCTCGCCTCTTACCCATACATAATCGATTTTTCTCAGAaactaacacacacatatattcaaaagtaacCCTAAACAGGGCCGCCGCTACATGGTGTATTCAACTGGTTACCACCATTGCACCTCAAAGTTTGTAAGGTTAACCTTTCTGGGTGTGTAACAGTACACCACAGCATAAGAAAAGTTGGCTGCCAAGTCTGTTAGAAAGTGCAATTTAGCGACACCTGGTGGTGTAGTGCAGCACTGCATCTGAAACAGTCCATGAAGACGTTCTTGGTTTGAAGGGTGAGGAATCTTTGACACAATTTAATcacatttcaataaaaaaaacaaaaaaaacctgtaaaGCTAAAGTTTTATTGCTGATTTTGtgtgaagttaaataaaaactaTAAAGTAAAGAACGGGTTAAAGGGTTTCAATAATTTCACCCGTTCTTTGGTTGATTGCTGTCATCTTTGTAATAAACATCCAAATTCGTTACTATCGCTCTCTGCTCCCCGTAATGAGAGGTTAACCATTTAATATTTGAACTTATTGGGCACAATTTGATGAATACAGCAAACACCATCTCAAATTCAGCCATGTGTACCTGGGATCATTTAACAACACCCCAAGAACTAATCCCTGCATTCAAACTAATTTCCCTGTTCAATTGACCATCTTTGTTGTCAAAACAATGGTACACTACATATATCATTCATATGAGTTGCACTTACCACATTTGGTATTCAGAGTTTTTAGGTTCcatcttaaagtgatactccggagtagattcaacctggggtcatttgaaccgtgatatccagccaagtagcccacccgcagttttttcgatattggctgaatagcagctgagttacagagttattccgaatagcttcgtacaaggtttaatggatcctggtccgtatctccaaatgaccacactaaaattacatgccatgacaccaaacttttacagtagtacaaatatggtctgtactcacaaagcgatgtatttggaagtttgaaaatagtccaggagtttattattatcaacacaagcctgatagcttctctgctgctaaagctgcgtcgacgtcacttcagagagctgggagcttcaaagtaagatgaaggttgatctactactgtagacaacaaagcaaggctgctcaatttctccattgataaaataatttcacaactctacaacataaaaaattcataaaaaaacatgtagaatatagcatatactttgttgtctacagtagtagatcaaccctcatcttactttgaagctcccagctccctgaagtgacgtcgacgcagctttagctgcagagaagctatcaggcttgtgttgataataataaactcctggactattttcaaacttccaaatgcatcgctttgtgagtacagaccatatttgtactactgtagaagtttggtgtcatggcatgtgattttagtgtggtaattttggagatacggaccaggatccattaacccttgtacgaagctattcgggataactctgtaactcagctgatgttcagccaatatcgaaaaaactgcgggtgggctacttggctggatatcacggttcaaatgaccccaggttgaatctactccggagtatcactttaaacagCCCGATAATAGAAAAGGTTCGGTAAACCATTTTGGCATCttcaaatgagtttgaacttccTGTGTCCGTTACGGCTGTCAATCGACCAAGATAAAGGTGTTTACTTCCTGCGTCAGAATCTGTTTAAACAGAATCTAATACCCCAGACGAAAAGCCTCCAAATGAAATATTTAGCATCTTTAGCTTCATCACCTAACTGTGCGCAGTGACACCTTTGTCGGATTTGCTCTGAATTTTAAGGcattaaaagcaataaaatgaaGGTAATTAAATCATCTTATCCAGGAGAGTTtccaaaaactgtttttattagAAGAGGATGATCATACTATTGTTAGTGTGATAAGTGAGTACAATCACGTCATTACAAAAAAATTCACGTTACAGTATCTGTAAGTGTACGTGCGGTGAGTTAAGTCGGGGCCAACTTTGAGTGTAAATCCATAAAATGATGCATAGCCTGCAAATCCCATTTCTTCTCTCTAAAAGTCAGTTTGGGCTCAAATACCCATCAATATCATGCATGATTCACTCTTTCCAAAGCAATGTAGAAACTTTTCTTGTCATCCAAACAGTGCCAGCCAATGGGCCCAATCTCACAATCGGCACAGATGAGATACTTGATTCTCCCCACGTCCTTTGTAAAGCCCACGTTCTCAAAATCGTACATGTCCCCAACTAACCAATGAGCAGTCAGAGTGTCGCCGTCCACAGAGCCCTCTGAGGTGCTGAGGCCGCTCTTTTTCCTCATGGACGGCAGAAACAGCTGGTGAAAGAAAAACCAGGTGGAGACCACGTAAAGACGTTTGTAAGGAGAGAACACAACATTAATTTACAGTAGGAGATTTGGACTTGGTTTGTATTCTTGTACATCCAACCACATCACTCTGGTCCCCAGACATCTGCTGCTTACCCGATACGTTATAAAACACTTTGTAAGATCCTACTCCTGCTTTACAAAGCTTTTACCCCACAAATCACTAAACCTCCAACACTGTGGTCATCTAAAAGTAGCCTTAACTCTAAAAAGAGTTTCAGCCATGCACCACTTTAAAGTAAATCACTGAggtctttgtgatgtttttatCTATACGCATGCACCGTAAGTTGGATCTACACATAGCTGGTTGCCGACACAATTGTAGTTAATCTCATTACTTACCAAAGCGCCTTCGACCTAAAATTATTTGGATATCCGCTCTACATGCAAACCAGCTCTCAGCTTTTATTTGAGGTGGTTCACAAACAAATTAAGAGTAAGAGTTTGGGACCAAAATGTCCAATTCATGACGTATTTTGCTCAGAACATCATAACATTCACATCTGCTTAAGAATCCTGCAAAATATGTGTGAAATTTGTGTGTGTAAGAATATGCGTGGTTTTGTGACCATTTgcctgtttattttatattctgtTCAATGTTTTTGTAATTCATCTCTTGTTCTTTCATCTTGATGGGACAGATAAGAGGCCTATTTTTTTCTCACAATATGTCTTTATCTTGACTATGTTTCCGTTGAATTAACACAAGTAACCCCAGTGTGAGAGGCCATACATTAGAGGGTCAATTTAATTTGTTCCTGACTGCTGAGTCTTTACAGACTGCCATTACTATTGCTGCTTTGGATGTTTTTTGATTCATTATGGCCACTGGAGAtgtcagtttcttttttaattatcaaAGCATCCATGCATCCctcgatccatccatccattcatccatctgtCCGTCTGTCTTTTAATTCAGCCAAATCAATTTAGTGGATAAAAGAGCAATGATTTTTTGCTCTACAACTAGAGCAGAGGTATACCTGTATATGCTTGAGAAGTAAACATTAATAAAGAAAACCTTCCCCAGATTGTTATATTTGTACAGTACTTGGGTGACTGTAGCTGCACTGCACCTCCTTTATCTTTTATCCAGGAAAGCATCCTGGACTCCTTCCATATTAAAATGTGATTCCCTAAACACCAGCTGTTTTGCTTCTGCGGCCTTTTACTTCTGAATACAACATACCTCCTTCTCTTCAAACGTAGCCATCCCTGGGCACAGCACCTTGGACCCGCAGCGTTGACACAAGACAGACTTGCTATTCTTGCCGTCCACGGACAGCAGCTCGGATCGGTCGGTGCCCTCTTTGGACTCTTGATCGTTGTCCATCTCGAGCCCTGCCAAACAGCAAGCTTACTGTAATGTACACGCACACAGAGGCACGAGAGAATAGCTATTTGATCGGGTAAACCCGACTGATCCTGGAGACAATGCTTAACTCTGACCACTCACTGGCTTCAAATAAATTGAAGCGCAATTTTAAGGAAAACAAAGGTTTGGCTCACACATTGTTACTGGACCGGAACTAAAAGCCATTAGGGTTTTTGTAGTGCGGAAGTGCGTGAGAATTGAACTCGTTCACTTCTCTTTTTCATCGAAACACACACGTATCGTGTCAACGACTTAACCACAACATCGCTTCTTTTAGCCAAAAGGATTAAAGTAATCAAATGATTTAAATAGATGAGACCAAATGTAGTCAGGAAGCGGCGCCTCTTGTATTTACGCCAAAATCTATGACAGCTCCGATTTCAACCGACTGCTCAAATATATAATACTTTAACATGTTTGGTTGAAGCCATATAAGACGTACCGGAATGCTGAAGAACCAAAAACACCGGGTTAGACAACAGAAACGAGTTAGCTAGCTAAGATTGGCATGCTAGCTAGTCCTGAAGTGTACCAGCAAGTAAATAATTTCGAGTCCAAACAAGCAATGGAAGAAACGTTCCCTGTCATTAAAAAAGGCtcaaataatttattttcatcTAAAGATGACTGTAATAACGGAATCTAAGCAAGGCTGAATTTTGGATGGCGAATTAATTGCTACAATTACCCTACTCTGTTGGGTGGTCAGAGTAGATAAAACTGGGTTAAGCGCTGGTGGCACATGCGTAGTATAATACCATTCTAATGCTACATGAAAACATTGCAGGTGAAAATCTACATAAATACAAAAGAAAGTGTTCTCTAAAATGCCACTTTTCCAATGTATTATAGAGTAACTTAaagtatttaattaaaaaaaacatgaataataTCAACAAAGTGTCTATACTAAACAGAGAAAACTGAAAATTGCTCTGGCTTTGTGTGTGATCTTAAGATGAAAGACGTTGGAAAAGCTGCATAAAACTCcccaaatcttaaaaaaaaagaatagatgAGACAATTAAATGCTTTTACCTAGAGTCTAACATCTTTCAAACAGAAAATTGTCAGGATTTGTTCAAGGAGACATGTTATTCTCATACTGTACAGCTTCATCTGGAACATTACATAAAATTCCCAGTCAGTCTGCATCCTcagcttcttctttctcttgcGTTTTCCAGGCAAAAATTCCTTTCTGATAACTTACTAAGAAGGAAATGTTAATGTTGTCGTCTAAAGAAAAAGTGGACACCGCATTTGTACATGTGGAAAAAAATTTATTACAATAATTTTCCGAGTTTACAATTAATAAATATTTAGGTTTACATTTCAGGGAAATGTCTGATTTATCACTTTCTACACAGGACATCACACAAAGTCAAGAACACACATCGTTTTAGTCTTTGTAATAAAGCTTGAATAAGTTCATCTAGAAAAAGGAGTCTTAAACAGCAGTTCATACATCTATCAATGGAATAGTAACTTTAATAATGATTTGATTGTATACTTACACTGCGTGTATGGCAAGGAAAACAAGAAAAGTCAATATCAGGAAAACGTTGATGCTTCCTCAGCTATTAAGATAggccattttatttaaaaaaatttccaTTGGCCTAAGGCACAGGAATACTAAAAGTTTATACCAATAATACAGAACACATTTTAAACCTCATTTGGTGATTTAAAGTTTCAAATCTAATTGTAAAAGCCAATGCGCATttcagatttgcacctctcgtTGCATCTGAAATCAAACACAAAAGAAGTCTCCCGCtgacaaaaacaaccacaatttTACTGATCCAAATCTTTATATTGTGCTCCGCCCAGGAACCGTTACTCTACAAATTGATCAGAGATGTGTTGTCCAATCGATGAATGTGGCGCAAAGTCTTGATCTGAACTAAGTGGATGCTTATTTTCCCGCAGCAGCTACAAGATTTTACAGCCGTTCTGTGCCATTAAGCACTTCAAAGGTAATCAGGTTGGGATATTTGTCATTACAATGTAAAACAATCatttttcttcttattattattttttttttaaatgttttttttttgtcttcttggTTTTTATAAAACTCAAAGGAATATCTAAACTCCATCAAATTGCGATAAGCTTTGACCCTTGTGTTATTCAGCAAcgttggatgttttttttttttttttttttaaacagcttcGGTGCACGTCAACTTTACTTCTCGTGCCGCcgttgggactttttttttttccatctgtaGTCTCTGGATTGATGTTGCAGCATCACAACAAAACGGTGTTAGATTGGGTCATGAATGGGATTTCAGAGTACAGTTTATGGTTTATTGCTGTGTGGGCAAATGTGGGTCTGAGGAAGGTCCTCAGTGGTTTTAAAGGACAGATGAAACAATCGATGTCactaaagttttaaaaaaagaaaagaaaaacaacccaCACACAGAAGGAGACACCCATACACACTACATGTGTATATGTTCATTAACTTTTATAAACACGTTTGTACTCTTAAGCATCTAAATTGTTGACTGCTCTGCACCAAACTCCTGTTGGACACTGCATTCTTCCTCTAACCTGCATGCGAGGGGAATTTACAAGTTGTGCCTTCTGCTATAGCACAAATAATATTTCTCTCCGAACCCTTTGTGTAACTGTAACAGACAATGAAGACGTTGGGGTACTAGTGAGCTCATAAGAATAGACTTATCGGTTTCGTGGACACGTGATTTTGGTTAAaatccccatttttttttttcttaaatctcAGCTAAGAGTCCTAACTCGAATATTCGACAGTTATCATAGTGATAAGTAGTGCCCGTTCCCTTCATAGCACGTTGGCTAGTTAATGCTACTTTACCGgagcaaagaaaacaaacacacaaaaaaaaaaaaatacacagaagGCAAAGCAGAAAGACCATAAAACCCAAACAAGAAGTAAGCAAATCAGAAGAACAAAAGGAGCAAAAAGTGACTATACTGAATTCCAGCAGCAATTTTTGTGTtgagtgcttgtgtgtgtgtttgtggagcTGTAAAGAAAAGTAAGTCAcagtcgggtgtatcagagcaGAGTATCATCTGTGCATCCTCCCTCGAGGCCGTAACGGAACTCCTGCAGGTTGGAAACCCCGTAGAAATGGATGAACGCTGCCGCCACCACCAGAACATGGAAAATCTGATGGGAATGGAACTGCGGAAAGGAGGAGACGTTGAGCGCGTTAGAAAACGGTGCTAATCATCTGCTTGTGGCTGATCGgagtaagaaaaataaattgcGAGAGCAGCAGCGGCTCCCCCGGTGTCTGCAGCACGCACCAGGAGAACTGCTCCAACAGATTCGACATCCTGCTTATTTCTGATCAGAagtttctgataaaaaaaacaatcatgttGACGAATGAAGTTTGGCCTTAAAAGAGTTCAGCtatctttataaataaaactgtaatCTGTGTCAGTGTAAGCACATTCCAAACACTACTCAACAGCCGAGTTACGACACGTTCGGTACTGACCCAGATGTCACACTTTCCAGGGAAATAGCGTTCAGGGATC
The Odontesthes bonariensis isolate fOdoBon6 chromosome 3, fOdoBon6.hap1, whole genome shotgun sequence DNA segment above includes these coding regions:
- the rabif gene encoding guanine nucleotide exchange factor MSS4 produces the protein MDNDQESKEGTDRSELLSVDGKNSKSVLCQRCGSKVLCPGMATFEEKELFLPSMRKKSGLSTSEGSVDGDTLTAHWLVGDMYDFENVGFTKDVGRIKYLICADCEIGPIGWHCLDDKKSFYIALERVNHA